From a region of the Mobula hypostoma chromosome 6, sMobHyp1.1, whole genome shotgun sequence genome:
- the nrip1a gene encoding nuclear receptor-interacting protein 1 encodes MTHGEELSSEMHQDSVVLTYLESVLMHRAAVASAAGSPGKSGPEGSAHPGRGAEGALDTAPVPGRPPAPSPPRAARTGPALNVKKARLLQGEAWDGAKRRKIGGQESKSQEKPQQQTHSTLLASLLQSFGSGLQDHQQRGASPGSRASSPEEEDEEPGACGRLAALLDGGKNEEPRRESSPLPGAQRLSCSARLKAVASMVGKGASAPSSPKPSAACSQLALLLSSDCQLQQYSRARSLAPSASQRLAAIASKKLAGVPPPERPAGKGPASVPRDRVSRSPASPAAGSSLLKHLLNSPKLPAANGHAWAAAGEMGPRPGSHPPAGGRPSREGGEEERGGVGRRVEPEVRSNCTPMDLSTKGRASSCEPASLQPGTLEQMTESLLFSWNPKAPGLKGPEPKVDEEGAEPKGHQKVTLLQLLLGHHQQGSRTPEPGVGEAATARSRRPSQVEPFPSPAPSLAERSTSLKPRGSLGARRGQPASPADCPSHTLPPQADPPARPRPQPSDAAKAQRFLPERPVASESPRAAPFPKQLFPLELRQSSPCASTPVLGGDGRLSNFSFSASKLLHDLARTGSHRSPEPMHLEPELKASLEPKMAKEGGGRPLGFQRSDPGTGQERRAGRAGDLERRSVLQLLLRSTEKEHGQPRARRGEQPAAPDSLADANVVSIVKVKTEPNEDDDGGTPFYRAEESPECQRRATGTPLVLENLKQEVGSPRPPSPLVSASHARGGVLSQLLRHSSGPPQGYLSSGQAGLEASAAPSNPCPGLRHLLPSSPADRRDLQKMPERPVAVNGHAFYSNGLSAAEAGCKPQERGLGHGGAETEPRSYLKDTQGFNVLKQLLLSENGIKALSHHRTLQNGGSARDPGEPKTPGGAPTQFYRERELRRGGKESPAQPPRYPGTARLPQPQRRTHPEPPWLTKANPILYYMLQRSGDEVQPRGSEGDAFRKDRKRHHPRSDAESQAGPCWVKEEPEEPLACFESLHVPPPPSPGQIMEKVAAIKREPD; translated from the coding sequence ATGACCCATGGCGAGGAACTTTCCTCTGAAATGCACCAAGATTCCGTCGTGTTGACTTACCTCGAGAGCGTACTGATGCATCGAGCGGCGGTGGCCAGCGCGGCCGGCTCTCCTGGCAAGAGCGGCCCCGAGGGGTCGGCGCATCCGGGCAGAGGGGCCGAGGGAGCGCTCGACACCGCCCCCGTCCCCGGCCGACCCCctgccccttcccctcccagGGCCGCCAGAACGGGCCCTGCGCTCAACGTGAAGAAGGCGAGGCTGCTACAGGGGGAGGCGTGGGACGGGGCAAAGAGGAGGAAGATCGGTGGTCAAGAATCCAAGAGTCAGGAGAAACCCCAGCAGCAAACCCACAGCACCCTACTGGCTTCCCTCTTGCAGTCCTTCGGCTCCGGCTTGCAAGACCACCAGCAGCGCGGGGCGTCTCCGGGAAGCCGAGCTTCTTCGCCcgaggaggaggatgaggagcCCGGGGCTTGCGGGCGGCTGGCAGCTCTGCTGGACGGTGGGAAGAATGAGGAGCCCCGGCGAGAGAGTTCGCCCCTCCCCGGCGCCCAGCGTCTCTCTTGCTCCGCCCGGCTCAAGGCGGTAGCCAGCATGGTGGGTAAAGGCGCCAGTGCCCCCAGCTCACCCAAACCCAGCGCCGCTTGCAGCCAGCTCGCTCTGCTCCTCTCCAGCGACTGCCAGCTCCAACAGTATTCCCGTGCACGATCCCTGGCCCCCTCGGCGAGTCAGAGGCTGGCGGCCATAGCCAGCAAGAAGCTCGCTGGGGTCCCGCCGCCGGAGCGGCCGGCTGGCAAGGGTCCCGCCTCGGTCCCCCGGGACAGGGTCAGCCGCTCGCCCGCTTCCCCGGCCGCCGGTAGTAGCCTCCTGAAACACCTCCTAAACTCACCCAAGCTTCCGGCCGCTAACGGTCACGCCTGGGCTGCAGCGGGAGAGATGGGCCCCCGTCCTGGTAGCCACCCGCCAGCTGGTGGCAGGCCATCCAGGGAGGGCGGGGAGGAGGAGCGGGGAGGTGTCGGCCGCCGCGTCGAGCCCGAAGTCCGCTCCAACTGCACTCCCATGGACTTGTCCACCAAAGGCAGGGCGTCATCCTGCGAACCCGCGTCCCTGCAGCCCGGCACCCTGGAACAGATGACCGAGTCCTTGCTCTTCAgttggaaccccaaagccccgGGACTCAAGGGTCCTGAACCCAAGGTGGACGAGGAGGGCGCCGAACCCAAGGGCCACCAGAAGGTCACCCTGCTGCAGTTACTGCTGGGTCACCACCAGCAGGGCAGCCGCACTCCTGAACCCGGCGTCGGGGAAGCAGCCACAGCCCGGAGCAGGCGACCCAGCCAAGTAGAGCCCTTCCCATCCCCCGCTCCCTCCTTGGCGGAGAGGAGTACCTCCCTGAAGCCCCGTGGTAGCCTCGGGGCCCGCCGGGGCCAGCCCGCCTCCCCCGCCGACTGCCCGTCGCACACCCTGCCACCGCAAGCCGACCCCCCGGCGAGACCCCGGCCCCAGCCGAGCGACGCGGCCAAAGCCCAACGCTTTCTTCCAGAACGGCCGGTGGCTAGCGAGTCACCGCGGGCCGCCCCGTTCCCCAAGCAGCTCTTCCCCCTGGAGTTGCGCCAGTCCAGCCCCTGCGCTTCCACACCTGTGCTGGGGGGCGACGGCCGCCTCTCCAACTTCTCCTTCAGCGCCAGTAAGTTACTCCACGACCTGGCGCGGACCGGGTCCCATAGATCGCCCGAGCCTATGCATTTAGAGCCCGAGCTCAAGGCCTCCCTGGAGCCCAAGATGGCCAAGGAGGGTGGAGGGCGCCCACTCGGATTCCAGCGGAGTGATCCCGGGACGGGACAGGAGCGAAGGGCAGGGCGGGCAGGCGATCTGGAGAGACGCAGCGTCCTCCAGCTGTTGCTGAGGAGCACTGAGAAGGAGCACGGACAGCCGCGGGCTCGGCGGGGCGAGCAGCCGGCAGCGCCGGATAGCCTCGCTGACGCCAATGTCGTCTCCATTGTCAAAGTGAAGACCGAGCCCAACGAAGATGATGATGGTGGAACCCCCTTCTATAGGGCGGAGGAGAGCCCCGAGTGCCAGAGGCGAGCCACCGGGACCCCCTTGGTGTTGGAGAACCTGAAACAAGAGGTTGGGTCACCTCGGCCGCCATCTCCCTTAGTGTCCGCCAGCCACGCCAGGGGAGGGGTCCTTAGCCAGCTACTGCGGCACAGCTCGGGACCACCGCAGGGGTACCTCTCCAGCGGGCAGGCCGGCCTAGAAGCATCGGCCGCCCCCTCCAACCCTTGCCCCGGGCTGAGGCACTTACTGCCCAGTTCTCCAGCCGATCGCCGGGACCTACAGAAGATGCCGGAACGCCCGGTTGCCGTTAACGGTCACGCTTTCTACTCCAACGGGCTGTCGGCTGCGGAAGCAGGCTGCAAACCCCAGGAACGCGGGCTTGGGCACGGTGGCGCGGAGACGGAGCCCCGCAGTTACCTGAAGGATACGCAAGGATTCAATGTACTGAAGCAACTGCTGTTGTCCGAGAACGGCATCAAAGCTCTGTCCCACCACCGGACTCTGCAGAACGGTGGCTCGGCGCGGGACCCGGGCGAACCCAAGACACCAGGTGGGGCCCCCACCCAGTTTTACCGTGAGCGCGAACTCAGGAGGGGCGGGAAGGAGAGCCCAGCGCAGCCCCCCAGGTATCCCGGGACAGCCCGGCTCCCTCAGCCCCAGAGAAGAACCCATCCCGAGCCACCCTGGCTCACCAAAGCCAACCCAATACTCTATTACATGCTGCAGAGAAGCGGGGACGAGGTCCAGCCGAGAGGGAGCGAAGGAGACGcgttcagaaaggacaggaagaggCATCATCCTCGTTCCGATGCCGAGAGTCAGGCCGGCCCGTGCTGGGTGAAGGAAGAGCCGGAGGAACCCCTGGCATGTTTTGAGTCCCTTCACGTCCCGCCACCGCCAAGTCCCGGGCAGATCATGGAGAAAGTGGCCGCAATCAAACGCGAGCCGGATTGA